A region of Salirhabdus salicampi DNA encodes the following proteins:
- a CDS encoding lipoate--protein ligase: MLFIDNEGITDPRINLAIEEYALKNLDIEDGNTYLLFYINKPSIIIGKNQNTIEEINTDYVDERGIHVVRRLSGGGAVYHDLGNLNFSFLTKDDGDSFSNFAKFTKPVTDALQKLGINAELSGRNDILVNGRKISGNAQFSTRGRMFSHGTLMFDSEIEHVVSALKVKSEKIKSKGIKSIRSRVANISEFLTEDLSMEEFKNMLLRFIFDVESAEDVPKYKLTKEDWENIHKLSEERYQQWEWNYGKSPKFDIQHSKRFEGAGSIDVRLNVNKGVIQNCKIFGDFFGVGDVHDIEEILIGTRYERDAIKQALTDVNIKHYFGNVAKDDFVTLVY; the protein is encoded by the coding sequence ATGTTATTTATTGATAATGAAGGAATTACTGATCCGCGGATTAATTTAGCAATTGAAGAATATGCACTGAAAAACTTAGATATTGAAGACGGAAATACATATTTGCTATTTTACATAAACAAACCGTCCATTATTATAGGAAAAAACCAAAACACAATAGAGGAAATTAATACAGACTACGTTGACGAGCGAGGAATACATGTTGTCCGCCGTCTTTCAGGTGGAGGAGCTGTTTATCACGATCTTGGAAACTTAAACTTTAGCTTCCTGACGAAAGATGATGGAGACAGTTTTAGTAACTTTGCAAAATTTACGAAACCAGTGACGGACGCACTACAAAAATTGGGAATCAATGCTGAGTTATCAGGGAGAAATGACATTTTAGTAAATGGAAGAAAAATATCAGGGAATGCACAATTTTCGACAAGAGGAAGAATGTTTAGTCATGGCACCTTAATGTTTGATTCCGAAATTGAACACGTTGTCTCTGCCTTAAAAGTAAAATCGGAGAAAATTAAATCTAAGGGAATTAAATCAATTCGTAGTCGGGTCGCAAATATCTCTGAATTTTTAACAGAAGACCTTAGTATGGAAGAGTTTAAAAACATGCTTCTTCGCTTCATTTTTGATGTTGAGTCTGCAGAAGATGTTCCAAAGTACAAATTAACCAAAGAGGATTGGGAAAACATCCATAAATTATCTGAAGAACGTTACCAGCAATGGGAGTGGAACTACGGTAAGTCTCCTAAATTTGATATTCAACATTCAAAACGATTTGAAGGGGCAGGAAGTATTGATGTCCGATTAAATGTTAATAAAGGAGTCATTCAAAATTGTAAAATTTTTGGAGATTTCTTCGGTGTCGGGGATGTTCATGATATAGAAGAAATCTTGATTGGTACAAGATATGAACGAGATGCAATTAAACAAGCACTAACAGATGTGAATATAAAACATTACTTCGGCAATGTCGCAAAAGATGATTTCGTTACGTTAGTGTACTAA
- a CDS encoding MBL fold metallo-hydrolase, with protein MKVTVIGYWGAYPQVERATSSYLLECDGFTCLLDCGSGVLSRLQKYKSISDLDAIVLSHYHHDHIADVGSLQYAFLIDNLLHQRNRTWPIYGHHENEERFQSLFHTATEGKAYKAGDVMTIGPFQFQFLKTVHPVPCYAMKITDGKSTIVYTADTSFFEDLIPFCQNADLLIAESSFYKGMDSTSAGHMTSDECGKIANRASVRELWLTHLPHFGNVSELKREASEEYDGKIYLADEGLSWEA; from the coding sequence ATGAAAGTTACAGTAATCGGCTATTGGGGTGCATACCCGCAGGTAGAAAGGGCTACGTCTAGTTATTTATTAGAATGTGATGGCTTTACTTGTTTACTTGATTGTGGAAGTGGAGTGTTATCACGACTGCAAAAGTATAAATCTATTTCTGACTTAGATGCCATTGTGTTATCACACTATCACCATGATCACATTGCAGATGTTGGTTCACTTCAATACGCTTTTCTGATTGATAACCTTTTACATCAACGTAACAGAACATGGCCTATATACGGACATCATGAAAATGAAGAGCGGTTTCAGTCATTATTCCATACCGCCACAGAAGGGAAAGCGTATAAAGCTGGTGATGTGATGACAATAGGTCCATTTCAGTTTCAATTTCTAAAAACCGTTCATCCTGTCCCATGCTATGCGATGAAAATTACCGACGGAAAGAGTACAATAGTATATACAGCGGATACAAGTTTCTTTGAGGATTTAATTCCCTTTTGTCAAAACGCTGATTTACTCATAGCTGAGTCAAGCTTCTATAAAGGGATGGATAGTACAAGTGCAGGACATATGACAAGTGATGAATGTGGAAAAATTGCGAATCGGGCAAGTGTACGCGAACTTTGGCTAACACACCTACCGCATTTCGGGAATGTGAGTGAATTGAAGCGGGAGGCTTCAGAAGAATATGACGGTAAAATATATCTAGCTGATGAGGGTTTGTCATGGGAAGCTTAA
- a CDS encoding ABC transporter ATP-binding protein, which translates to MLQLNQINKVFYEGTPNERKALQGLALTLKEGDFVTVIGSNGAGKSTLLNIIAGVLFPDYGAVMVDGDDVSFKPEHRRAKWIGRVFQDPMAGTAPHMTIEENMAIAFSRTKKRNLRRGVTSKRRKEFQEHLASLELGLENRLGSKVGLLSGGERQALSLLMATFTEPRILLLDEHTAALDPARAELITRLTKEMVSKHNLTTLMVTHQMDQAIELGNRLIMMDEGNIIYEADEEEKKKLTVEDLIQIFKDVKGKEIASDRALLS; encoded by the coding sequence TTGCTTCAACTAAATCAGATTAATAAAGTCTTCTATGAAGGTACCCCAAATGAACGAAAGGCGCTGCAAGGGCTTGCTTTAACCTTAAAAGAAGGGGATTTCGTAACGGTTATTGGAAGTAATGGTGCCGGAAAATCAACGTTACTCAATATTATTGCCGGTGTTTTGTTTCCTGATTACGGTGCTGTGATGGTAGATGGAGACGACGTTTCTTTTAAGCCGGAGCATAGGCGCGCAAAGTGGATTGGTCGGGTATTCCAGGATCCCATGGCTGGAACTGCCCCTCATATGACGATTGAGGAGAATATGGCAATCGCATTTAGTCGTACAAAGAAACGGAACTTGCGAAGAGGGGTAACTTCTAAAAGGCGTAAAGAATTTCAAGAGCATTTAGCCTCTTTAGAGTTAGGATTAGAAAATCGCCTGGGCTCAAAAGTAGGATTGCTTTCTGGAGGAGAGAGGCAAGCGTTGTCTCTTTTAATGGCTACCTTCACAGAACCACGTATTTTGCTTTTAGATGAGCATACGGCCGCCTTAGACCCAGCACGTGCTGAATTAATTACACGACTTACGAAAGAAATGGTTTCGAAGCATAATTTAACAACGCTCATGGTTACACACCAGATGGATCAAGCGATTGAATTAGGGAATCGACTGATCATGATGGATGAAGGGAATATTATTTACGAAGCAGACGAAGAAGAGAAGAAGAAGCTAACAGTAGAAGATTTAATTCAAATCTTTAAAGATGTAAAAGGTAAAGAAATTGCTAGTGACCGGGCGTTACTTTCATAA
- the yhfH gene encoding protein YhfH: MVSTSVMEFFRNLPTKSCTKCGERIEEKADCYGNICDNCDHPAR; this comes from the coding sequence ATGGTTTCAACTAGCGTAATGGAGTTTTTTCGAAATTTGCCAACAAAGTCATGCACAAAATGTGGAGAACGAATAGAGGAAAAAGCAGATTGTTATGGCAACATTTGCGATAATTGTGATCATCCCGCTCGATGA
- a CDS encoding fatty acid--CoA ligase family protein, whose protein sequence is MNISDQLTVTTEKQADKTAYIFLGKETSYRDLDDSVTKFASSLNEMGYGKGDHLAIVLGNSPQFVISLYASLRIGATVIPINPLYTADELTYIINNGDVKGIITMDVLAEKFAQFDHELNVNHYILVETNPNVSVEDLSIQPKVYSFSTLLQNGSPQLDRPTLHDNDTAVILYTSGTTGKPKGAMLSHQNIYSNAKDIADYLNMNNQDRIIAALPMFHVFCLTVALNAPLMNGGSIFIMPKFSPNEVFDAARDYKVTIFAGVPTMYNYLLQYPEGKADDFSNMRLCISGGAPMPVALLNNFETKFQVIISEGYGLSEASPATCFNPLDRPRKAGSIGQSITNVENKVVDAEGNEVPIGEIGELIVKGPNVMKGYYKMPEETKATIKDGWLYTGDMAKKDEEGYFYIVDRKKDLIIVGGYNVYPREVEEVLYDHPSIAEVAVIGKPDPNLGEVVNAYVVTKEGETVTYDQLRVHCYNFLAEYKVPSSFTFMDELPKNTTGKILRRALKEQFNRS, encoded by the coding sequence ATGAATATTTCTGATCAGTTAACAGTAACAACGGAGAAGCAAGCAGATAAAACAGCCTACATTTTTTTAGGGAAAGAGACATCCTATCGTGACCTAGATGATTCGGTTACAAAGTTTGCATCTAGTTTGAACGAAATGGGTTATGGGAAGGGTGACCACCTAGCCATTGTGTTAGGAAATAGCCCCCAGTTTGTCATTAGCCTTTATGCATCACTTCGAATTGGAGCAACTGTTATTCCAATCAACCCATTATACACCGCAGATGAGTTAACCTATATTATAAACAACGGAGATGTAAAAGGCATTATTACGATGGATGTTCTAGCAGAAAAGTTTGCTCAATTTGATCATGAACTGAATGTAAATCACTACATACTGGTGGAAACGAATCCAAATGTAAGTGTTGAAGATTTATCAATTCAGCCGAAAGTTTACTCCTTTTCTACACTTTTACAAAATGGTAGCCCTCAACTCGACCGTCCTACTCTTCACGATAATGACACTGCTGTTATTTTATACACCTCAGGTACCACTGGGAAACCGAAAGGTGCTATGTTATCTCACCAAAATATTTACTCGAATGCAAAAGATATTGCCGACTATTTAAATATGAATAATCAAGACCGTATTATAGCTGCATTACCGATGTTTCACGTTTTTTGTTTAACGGTAGCTCTAAATGCTCCGCTAATGAATGGTGGTTCCATATTCATCATGCCAAAGTTCTCCCCAAATGAAGTGTTTGACGCCGCAAGGGATTATAAGGTAACAATTTTTGCAGGCGTACCAACCATGTACAATTATTTGTTACAGTATCCTGAAGGAAAGGCAGATGATTTTTCGAATATGCGTTTATGCATATCTGGGGGAGCTCCAATGCCAGTCGCTTTGTTAAATAATTTTGAAACTAAGTTTCAAGTAATTATTTCAGAGGGGTATGGCTTATCTGAAGCTTCACCTGCGACTTGCTTTAATCCATTGGACCGCCCACGAAAAGCTGGATCTATTGGTCAAAGCATAACAAATGTTGAAAACAAAGTTGTTGATGCCGAAGGAAATGAAGTTCCGATCGGTGAAATTGGAGAATTAATTGTGAAAGGACCTAATGTCATGAAAGGTTATTATAAAATGCCAGAAGAAACGAAAGCGACGATTAAAGATGGTTGGTTATATACTGGAGATATGGCCAAGAAAGACGAGGAAGGATATTTTTACATTGTAGATCGAAAAAAAGATTTGATTATTGTAGGTGGATATAATGTATATCCACGTGAGGTGGAAGAAGTTTTATATGATCATCCATCAATAGCGGAAGTAGCTGTTATCGGAAAGCCGGATCCGAATTTAGGTGAAGTAGTAAACGCTTATGTCGTTACGAAAGAGGGGGAAACGGTGACGTACGATCAGTTAAGAGTTCATTGTTATAACTTTTTAGCAGAATATAAAGTACCGTCTTCTTTTACCTTTATGGATGAACTGCCAAAAAACACTACAGGAAAAATATTAAGAAGGGCCTTAAAAGAACAATTTAACCGATCGTAA
- a CDS encoding ABC transporter substrate-binding protein, translating into MKKLLMMMMTSILIFAVACGTTETENENGESNSGDGDVVIGVTQIVEHPSLDAAFEGFKQALVDGGINASYDVNIAQGDSSNNDAIAKKLADDEVDLIFANSTPSALSALNATKEIPIIFTSVTDPVGSELVETMEKPGGNVTGTSDSNPDAIPSTIQLIKDMGYESVGVVYNSGESNSVAQINAVKEYASDNNVNVEEAVVSTSAEVKQATESLVGDVDALYIITDNTVVSALESVLIVGHQEDIPVFVGELDSVERGGFAAYGFSYYDIGYEAGEKTVQILNGEKEPGEIPATFPQTLQLTINEEAAEEMGVELTDELKDLATDIVTTQQD; encoded by the coding sequence ATGAAGAAATTATTAATGATGATGATGACGAGTATTCTTATATTCGCTGTAGCATGTGGTACTACTGAAACAGAGAATGAAAATGGTGAATCTAATAGCGGTGACGGTGATGTAGTTATCGGGGTGACACAAATTGTAGAGCACCCATCCTTGGATGCTGCGTTTGAAGGATTTAAGCAAGCGCTTGTAGATGGGGGCATTAACGCTTCTTATGATGTAAATATTGCACAAGGTGACTCAAGCAATAATGATGCTATTGCAAAGAAATTAGCCGATGATGAGGTTGATTTAATATTTGCTAATTCAACACCAAGTGCTTTAAGTGCGTTGAATGCAACAAAGGAAATCCCAATTATTTTCACTTCCGTAACAGATCCAGTTGGCTCTGAGCTGGTTGAGACTATGGAGAAACCTGGTGGAAATGTAACAGGGACCTCTGATTCAAATCCGGATGCAATTCCAAGTACGATACAGTTAATTAAAGATATGGGTTATGAAAGTGTCGGAGTTGTTTACAACTCTGGTGAGTCTAATTCTGTAGCTCAAATTAATGCAGTGAAAGAATATGCAAGTGATAACAATGTTAATGTTGAAGAGGCAGTTGTATCTACAAGTGCAGAAGTAAAACAAGCAACGGAATCTCTTGTAGGGGATGTAGATGCCTTATACATCATTACTGATAATACAGTTGTTTCCGCTTTGGAATCTGTTTTAATCGTTGGACATCAGGAAGATATTCCAGTTTTCGTCGGTGAGTTAGATTCAGTAGAACGTGGTGGTTTCGCTGCTTACGGATTTAGCTACTATGATATTGGCTACGAAGCTGGAGAAAAAACTGTGCAAATTTTAAATGGTGAAAAAGAACCGGGTGAAATTCCTGCTACTTTCCCACAAACTCTACAATTAACGATTAATGAAGAAGCTGCGGAAGAAATGGGAGTTGAACTGACGGACGAACTAAAAGATCTAGCAACAGATATTGTAACGACACAACAAGATTAA
- a CDS encoding competence protein ComK, translated as MENIKNYYEISPLTLTILPKWLENGVAGSLVLEQREKYVVNIPPRTLIDQACKFFGSSLRGRQEGTKDIAGITHKSPIAIDPHSGMYFFPTSSPVKPSCSWIAHSHIENVQEMEHNQSKITFVSGQSVVYPISYGSMMNQVHRTAQFRYKFTERLQNHWNSENDLVAERLQTTYNPLAKSPQMDPRF; from the coding sequence ATGGAGAACATAAAAAATTATTATGAAATTTCCCCTTTAACGTTAACCATCTTGCCTAAATGGTTAGAAAATGGTGTAGCCGGTTCATTAGTTTTAGAACAGCGTGAGAAATATGTCGTGAATATTCCCCCAAGGACGTTGATTGATCAAGCGTGTAAGTTTTTTGGTTCCAGCCTAAGAGGACGACAAGAAGGGACGAAAGATATTGCTGGCATAACTCATAAATCCCCAATTGCTATAGATCCTCATAGCGGTATGTATTTCTTCCCTACCTCTTCCCCAGTAAAACCAAGTTGCTCTTGGATTGCTCATTCCCATATTGAAAACGTTCAAGAAATGGAACATAACCAATCTAAAATCACTTTTGTTTCTGGACAATCTGTTGTTTATCCTATATCGTACGGTTCTATGATGAACCAAGTTCATAGAACTGCACAATTTCGTTATAAATTTACAGAACGACTGCAAAATCATTGGAATTCTGAAAATGACCTTGTGGCGGAACGCCTACAGACTACTTATAATCCACTAGCAAAATCACCTCAAATGGATCCTCGTTT
- a CDS encoding ABC transporter permease: MINALYGALESGLIYAIMALGVYLTFRILDFPDLTVDGSFVTGGAVSAIMIVNGQDPFLSTLVGGAAGFIAGCFTGLLHTKGNINALLSGILMMTALYSINLKIMQKPSIPLMNQETVFTRIESWWAALNLDALISAPFMWIGVGEHLPRTFYVIGSMIIIMFIFKKLIDWLLQTEAGLALRATGDNPRMVKSFSANTNMYIIIGLGISNGLVAISGGLVVQYNGFSDVNLGIGMIIIGLASVIIGEGLFGKDKIVRLTLAVALGAIVYRFIIAIALRTDFLDASDMKLITAIIVIGALVFPKWWAYIKEKKKRQAARKTLREQEKGVDFIASTKSD, encoded by the coding sequence ATGATAAACGCACTATATGGCGCTTTGGAGTCAGGTTTAATATACGCGATTATGGCATTAGGAGTTTATTTAACCTTTCGTATATTAGATTTTCCTGATTTAACGGTTGATGGAAGCTTCGTTACCGGTGGAGCTGTGAGTGCAATTATGATTGTGAACGGGCAAGACCCGTTCCTTTCTACTTTAGTCGGTGGTGCTGCAGGTTTCATCGCAGGTTGCTTTACAGGACTATTGCATACGAAAGGAAATATCAATGCACTGCTTTCCGGCATATTAATGATGACTGCTCTATATTCCATTAACTTGAAAATTATGCAAAAGCCAAGCATTCCACTGATGAATCAAGAGACGGTGTTTACCCGAATAGAATCTTGGTGGGCGGCCCTCAATTTGGATGCCCTCATAAGTGCCCCTTTTATGTGGATAGGGGTAGGTGAACATTTACCACGTACGTTTTACGTTATTGGCTCGATGATTATTATTATGTTCATATTTAAGAAACTAATTGATTGGCTCCTTCAAACAGAAGCAGGTTTGGCGTTAAGAGCTACTGGGGACAATCCACGTATGGTGAAAAGCTTCTCAGCCAATACAAATATGTATATTATTATTGGTTTAGGTATTTCTAACGGTTTAGTAGCGATAAGTGGTGGTCTTGTTGTTCAATACAACGGGTTTAGTGATGTGAATTTGGGAATTGGTATGATTATTATCGGGCTTGCTTCTGTTATCATTGGTGAAGGATTGTTCGGTAAAGACAAAATCGTCCGTTTAACGTTGGCGGTGGCATTAGGGGCGATAGTGTATCGATTTATTATTGCAATTGCTTTACGTACAGATTTCTTAGATGCAAGTGATATGAAATTAATTACGGCCATTATCGTTATCGGTGCACTTGTTTTCCCAAAATGGTGGGCCTATATAAAAGAGAAGAAAAAGCGTCAAGCAGCAAGAAAAACATTACGTGAGCAGGAAAAGGGGGTCGATTTCATTGCTTCAACTAAATCAGATTAA